The following is a genomic window from Pyricularia oryzae 70-15 chromosome 5, whole genome shotgun sequence.
GAGAAAGTTACTTTTTTTGGGCTTCTTCGGAGGCCTTTTTTTCGTATCGTCTTGGTATGAAAGTTTTCCAGCTTAGCAAACATAAGAGAAAAATTGCCCGAAATGGGAAATTGTCGCCTTATTGCCTCGCTGCAGATTCGCGAAAACACCTATGGTACGACGATTTTGTGGATCAGAGGACTGGTCAATTTTGACTATCTTGCTTGGAACTGACCCTACGCAAGACACAGATGACGaaggtttttcttcttctcctgtGCGACGTCTAAAATTCTATATTTGGGTGcctaaatcaaaatgtcttGGAACGGGGTGTTCGGTCACGAGTTGTGTTACCGTGCCCAGTTCCAGTACCGGTATACTCTGTAGCCACAGGTTGACCCTATCAAATGCAGAGCCAAGTCTGCAAGGCAAAGTTGCCCAACAAGGCGCAGCAAGCACTCTTGACCGACAGCGCAGCGGCCTGTCGGACCCGAAAGGACAGCCTTGGCAAAGCGCAAATCTCTGCGAGCTAAGCCATCCGGTCGTAACGCTGGCAAACCGTTTAACGATCCAATTGCATCAGCCACAAGAAATAGCAATCCACCTCCTGTCAGATCTCACCTTATGGGGGGGTCGGATTTCCAAACAAAGTCAACCAATCCTGAGGCGGCTATTCAGGAAATTGAGCCaccttaaaaaaaaaccccatcTGGCTGTGTTGTTCTTGGCGGGTGAGGTGAGATTTCGGGGCCGCTCCCTCTTCCATGTCATTTTGGTTTTGCAAATACCGATTTTGGATGTTGCCTGGGGGGAAGGCGGCGGTAAGAAACTGTAGATGGGTTGGTGTATAAGAATCCGCTATGCCCTGGCATCCACAACAATCGGTCTGGGAATCAAGCTTATTCACAGTATCAGACATATCTTCGTGATTACATTACCATTAATTAGCACTCGCAAACACATTCTCTGCATTTATTTTACCTGCCATCAGACAGACATACAGGGAGAGATACTACAATCAGTAATCGTCTTCACACCGAATCATCAGCAAGCAGCCGATAAAAATGGACAACAACGCATACAACAACGCGGGCCAGCCCATTCTTAGCAAGGTGGTTTCGAGCAAGAAATCATTCCTGTTCAAGAGTGCTATCGGCATCGCCATTATCCTTATGGATATAATCATCATTGGCGTTGCTGCCGGCAACCTGAACAGCACCAGATatgcttttgcttcttcttaTTATTACTACTACTCGCCATTCTGGACTTTTATCTTTATTATCCCGCCGGTAAGTCCTTTGGGGTTTCTACGCCCCAACCTCCTAGTCTATTCCTATAAAAATGCGACAGGGGAGAAAACAAGACGACCATAAAGACTAACAAGATATATTGTACGAAAACGAACAGGCCATTTTGTCCTTTGTTTGGCAGGTAGCCGAGTTCATCACCCTCGCGGTCCGCAAGGATCGTGGAATCCACCCGGGTGCGCACGTCGGCCTGCACCTGGTCCTCTGGCTCGGCTACATCGTCGGCGCCACGTATGCCGGCCTCGAGGTTCAGTCGCTCGACCGCTACAACAGAGAGCCGTACCGAAGCAACAGGTACTACGGATCGCGCTACAACTACGACAATGAAGATGCCGAGGTTCAAGCTGCCCTGAAGCGGGCATTCTCGTTCCAAATGGCTATTTTGGTGTTTGCGGTCATGTTGATGTGGGTCTGAATCCTTAAACGGCCTCTCCTTGTTATCAGTCGTGCGGCTTTGGAGGAAATCCCCCCCGGTGAAAAGTGGTGACCTTTGACTGACTTGTGTCGTTCTGTTCCTAGTATTGCGCACCTTACACTGTTTGTACGCGCTTGCATCGAGACGCACCGCCGCAACAAGCAGGTTCGTGGTATGTATGTCCCGGCTAAACAGTCTGAGCAGCCGTGGAGCGTCAACCAGGCGTAGAAATACCCGACTATAATTGCCTTGCCGGGCACCGAGTCTGCGTGTTCTATTCACATCCCATTGTCGAGCCAGATGGTTTAAACAGTTTTTATGCGCACATTTCTTGTATATACCTTTGTTACGCATATGCATttgcatttccttttttgTACATTGCGATTTTCATCAAATACCCCATACACATTCTTGCTTAGTCTAGACCACATACCTTAGCCTAGAAATCCCCCAACGCTATAATGATATACAAACAATTGTCCACTTACGTCCACCCAGGCTAGTAGAGTGTGTGAATCGACAAGACACAAACCAGACATGAAGAATAAGGCATCAAAAAAGACGTTATCAGCCCTTTCTGGCCCCTAACACTAGCTAGATTTTTACGCCTCGAAATCCATCGATATGCATGGAAAACGGGTGGAGGCGCCAATTTGCCGCTCCCCTCCAATCCTGGGGAACATGGGCGTGATGGTGGTCAATCCGGCCCGCGTGGCGTCTTGTTATCGCTGAAGGGGCACGTCGTTCAGCACACCTAGTATGTTCATGGACCCaagacccttttttttagcTGAGAGTTTGTTGGTGCCGAGAGTATAGAATTTAGGGATTGACAGTTCCTGGGACCGCCCGAACGTTAAACATCGGTCTCGGCTGTTCATCCCGGGCCCCTTCGACCGTCCCATTGTTGCTCTCCCGCCCCGAGACGGTTACCTCGTATATCTTTCCACCAAGCTCGGCCTCAGCAACGGTAGCTGCTGGCCGATCATCTGAAAGGGGAAAATTTTAGCCGACCTCGCTGCAGAAATTATCAGCATTCCTCCTCGTCCTTCCGGCGCTGGCCGTCTCCTGGGCGCCCGCAACGTTAGCCATGCAGGGGAGTctaacagcagcagcatatCAGAGGATCTGATGTCGTTTTCGTCAAGGGGTAGTGGCGGCAGTCAGCTGGACGTCAAGAGGGAGAGTGGAAAAAGCGACAGAGAGACGGGGGTGATTGATTTGTGTGAGGTAAAGTCGATTGGGACAGATGGGGTCTGAGCAAGTAAGGTGGTGATTAAAGAGGAGACGGTAGTCCTTGTTTGGGATACTTGAGCTTGGAGTTATGCGTGTTATTTTGCACCTActtgcccttttttcagTCAGTATTGGTCAGATTTTCAAGGTGTAAACGTCATAAGCTCGGCCCGCAAAAGCGATAGTAATATTGTCAGATATATATGCATTTGCGCTAGTCAAAAAAAGGGATCACTTTCTTCGCTTTCTTGATTCTTGGCGTTATCTCCGCCAGCCGACCCGACAGCTGTGCTGCAATAGGAAATCGTCGGGGTTAAAACACCCCTTTGTATACCAAACATGCGCCTGCGAATGAAAAAGGATAAATAGTCATAAACTAACCCCATGACCTGGGATGTTGATGGGCGGGCTTTTCGTCCATCATGTTCTGACTGGATAACAAAGAGATTCCGCACTAAAACGTCAGTATTTACACATTGAAAATGGCACCCACCAACAAAGCTGCGTACCTAGAAGGTGCCAAAAAACGACCGCTTGTGGTTCGCGATGCACCATATACAAGCCCCGGACCAGACCAAATAGTCATCAAGAATTCCGCCGTCGCTCTGAACCCACTCGAGGCCTTGAAGCAGGCCCTGGGGAATCTGCTGTACGGACATGTCAAGTACCCCTTTGTGATGGGGTCTGATGTTGCTGGTATCGTAAGCGCAGCTACTTCGATCTTGCATCGTCATGTGTACCCATATATCTAATAATAATACTGACACGCATCGAAACAGGTGGTTGAGGTCGGCCCCAACGTGACGCGCCTCAAAGTCGGCGATAGGGTGATCGGGCACGCCCTTGGCATGGAGAAGCATCACAACCAGTCGTCAATGTGTGGATTCCAAATGTACACGGTTCTGCAGGAAAAAATGACCTGCCCGTTCCGCAGTCAATCCCACTCGAAAAGGCTGTAGTATTACCGTTGGGGCTGTCGACCGCCGCCTGCGGATTGTTTCAGAAGGACCAACTTGGTCTGAGACATCCCATGGTCGACCAGGCTGCTCTTGGCGGGTCTGGAAGCGACGTCCCCAGCAAGAAGGAGGTTTTGGTGGTCTGGGGCGGTTCGACCAGCGTCGGATGCAACGCGATACAGGTGAGATGATCTCAACCGTGGTCGTAGTTTGGCACAAAAAAACATAGCCAAAATCACAATTGCTGACACTCGTTCCTTGGGGCAAAAACACAGCTCGCAAAAGCAGCAGGCTACGATGTGGTCACGACCTGCTCGCCACGAAACTTTGACCTAGTAAAGTCGCTCGGCGCCACGGCGGCCTACGACTATCGGAGCAAAACGGCCGTCGAGGACATTGTGCAGCACCACTGCCGCGACAGGACGGTCGCGGGCGCCATGTCCATCGGCGACGGGGGTGCCGAGGCCTGCGTTGAGATCCTCGGCCGCAGTCAAGGCAACCGCTTCCTCTCAATGGTTAGCTACCCGAACCCGCCCGACGTCGACGCCGGGATTCCTTCTCGGATCGTCTTCATGACGCGTTGGATGGCGTCCATGACCGTCAAGGCTTGGACGAGGGGAGTCAAGTCAAAATTTGTATGGGGAGCCACGCTAGAGCAGAACGAGGTTGGTAAGATGATCTATGAGGacttcttgcccttggccCTCGAGCGTGGCGTGGTTGTGCCTGCGCCGGCTCCGGAGATGATTGGGGATAATTTGAAGTCAATCCAGGACGGGCTTGATAGGTTGAAATCTGGAAAAGTATCGGGGAGCAAGCTAGTCATACAGTTAGACACCGAGAATTAGTGACGAATCGAATGTGCTGTTTACTGTAGTCAAAGACGCGACGTGAAAGCAAAAAAACGGGGTTAACAGGGAGAGACATGGCGTTGGCAGTGGCCGACAAGCCACTCCAAACAGACCCCTCCTTGTTCCGGCCAGAAATAAAAGCAGGAGGTATCAGCAAGGTCAAAAAGTAAGTCGACAACTGTCTTGCATCAGCCGTGAATCGAACACGGGGCCCATCGAATGTATTCGTAGAATGGCAACGATGGATTTTACCACTAAACCACTGATGCGACCAATGGAAATGTTTGATAGCGAAGTGCGCTGGATGTGGGCTTAGGTAGCACTGAGCCGATTATTCACATTGCGAAATGGACGGTACGGATAGACGGCTAATTAATTATTACTTCGTAAATGGTCACCATGTAACGGTCAAAAAAGATCTTCATGAACACATGGCCAATGAGATCCTTTGTCAGCCACACGCGAACAAGTGGGGCTCTTGATCCGCTCCTGCCGTTGCCGATCCACTTTGATTTAATTGCGTGCCAACTTTTATCAAGGCTTGCCTGTCTTTACCTCCTGAACGAACGCCTCAGCCTCAACCATTCATTCCATGTTTTGCggttcttgaacttggtaGTTTACACTCGTTCGTCTCATGTTCGAAAGTCACTCGCTTTTCCTATCTTGTATTTGATTGAGCCGCTGCCTCCCAGACGCTAGTTTATACACAGAATTAAGAGATACTGCTCTCTGTTCCTTGGCTTGTTTCCGCCTATCGATCAAATCACAGTAGCGACCCAGGATTCGAGTTCGCGTCACACTTGGGATCCGATCTGGGTCCCACTCTTACCAATTCATTTGGCGCCTTTCCACTGTCGGCTTAGGTAGGGGATGACTACACTGCCTCGAGGAAATTTGTATGCCTCAATCGTGATGCTATCATCTGTATAGGTCGACACTTGGGCAGACGTTGCAAAAGCTAGCGGCAATGGTTAGCATCGTCTCCCACAAGGCAAAGGCTCCAAGCAAAGAGTCTCTTGCGACCGACATTGAGCCCGGGAACCCACCAACAGCACCCAGGCAAGTTGGTGCCAGACAACGCGCAAGCGATTGGTTCGCCAAAGTCTCCCAAGAGGGGTTATTCCATAAACCTCTACCTCCCTCAAAGGATGGTCGCCATGTTCCCATAAGATTTGCGGGAAGCCAGGACGGCGACAAAGCTACTCATCTCATCGATGAGCGCCGGGGCCATGGTTACCTCTCCAATGCGATCCGAACGTCCCGTTACACCCTGTACGACTTTTTCCCGAAGCAGGTCTGGTTTCAATTCTCGCGTCTCAGCAACTTTTACTTTCTCTGTGTTGGAATCCCGCAGACGATACCAGGAATTAGCACCACGGGAAATTTTACTACCATTCTTCCCCTACTGTTTTTCGTTCTCCTCACTATAGTCAAAGAGGGCTATGACGATTACAAACGTCATCGTTTGGACAAGGTCGAGAATGCACGCTGCGCCACCGTTTTGCGGCGGGCGTCAGGGGCTGATGAGGTGTTGGAAACTCAGCGCCAGTCAGGCTGGCCACTCCCACACTTTCTTGGCAAGCACTTCCAGCAAAAATCTTGGGAAGACAGGAGGGAACCTGCTGGCGAAGGTTGGGAATGGAGAACTGTGCAATGGAGGGACATCGAAGTTGGCGACGTCTTGAGACTATCTCGAAATGAAGATGTGCCTGCAGACCTGATACTAGTCCAGGCCGAGAACGAAGATCACATTGCGTATGTGGAAACGATGGCCTTGGATGGCGAGACGAATTTGAAAAGCAAATCTGTCCCCGCAAACCTGACCAAGCTCGCCAGTATCTCTGATATTGTTCAGTCTGGCCTTGAAATCGTGGCCGAGGATCCAAATCCGGACCTTCACAATTTCGACGGGCGCCTTACAATTGCCGGGGATACTGCTCCTCTAACGATCAACGAAGTTCTCTACCGAGGATGTACACTCAGAAACACCCCGGCCGCAGTTGGCGTCGTCATCAACACGGGCGAGGAGTGCAAAATCCGAATGAACGCGAACCGCCATCCCAAGGCCAAGAAACCCGCACTTGAGAAGACGACCAACCGTATTGTGCTCACACTAGTTGCGTACGTCTTTTCGTGTACTGCTGGATGCTCTATCGGCTATCTACTCTGGCAACGCTCGACCGAAAACTCTTCTTGGTACCTTCGCGGAGCTGGTGTAGCCGTTCAAGAGATTGTTGTCGGCTACGCCATACACTTTAACAACATCATTCCTCTCTCGCTATATGTTACTCTCGAGCTCACCAAACTCTTTCAGATGTTGATGCTCAACGGCGACATCGAGATGTACCATGAAGCATCAGATACTCCTGCCAAGTGCAACACGAACACAATCTTGGAGAACTTGGGCCAAGTCGGATACGTATTCTCGGACAAGACAGGGACCTTGACGGAAAACGTTATGCAGTTCCGCAAGATGAGCATCGCAGGAATCTCGTGGCTACACGATGCGGGTCTGCAAAAGCCAGATGGCCTTTCTCCTGTTTCCACTTCAGTCCAAGTCATCTCTCCTACTTCTTCGAACAGAGAGATGGCCGTACCAACCGTGGTAATGTCTCACCAGCCAGAGCGTCGGAGCTTTGTGATTCCAGAGGATTCTGAGATACCATATGATGTCCCGCGGGGTCGCCCACAGGAGACAGAGATGTTCCCTCGACGGTCAGGACTTTCGGCAACCTCACCGCGCAGGTCTTCGTTGCAGTGGAGATCTTCTGGCCGACCAGATCTCGAGCAGCCAGGCTTGTCTTCGGCGGACCTGATGGAGTACATCCGCCACAGGCCAAACTCTGCCTTCGCCAGAGCTGCAACTGACTATCTCCTTGCGCTCGCCCTTTGCCACACTTGTTTACCAGAGTATAGTGACGACGGCATTGACTACCAATCCGCATCTCCCGATGAGTTGGCCCTTGTCAGAGCAGCTCAGGAGCTCGGGTACCAAGTGGTCCAGCGATCATCACATTCAGTCACGCTCAGGCTTGGATCTACAAACGGTGGCGAGGACACTCGGGAAGTTGTTTATGAGATACTGGATGTTGTTGAGTTTAGCAGCAAACGCAAACGCATGTCCATCATCATCCGCTGCCCTGATGGGCGTATACTCCTTATTTGCAAAGGAGCAGACTCGGTCATCCTTCCGAGACTAAGGCAGGCGAATCTTGCGCTGCAAAAGGTCCAAGAGGTCCGACAGAGTGTTGAGGTTGAGAAAGAAGCTTTGAGGCATAGTGAGGCCCGTGAGCCAAGAAATAGCTTGGGTGGAAGGCCAAGTCTCGATCTACGGCGGCACGGTGGATATGCTGATGCGGGATTATCTGGCCCCTTCGCCAAGCGTCCTTCTATGAGCGACAGGAGCAAGTCTTTCGAGGCGCACAGCAGAGCCCGACGCTCAGCCGACCTTGTCCGCCCTTCACTACAGCTGCGGACCATGTCATTTGACCTTAAACGCTCGCGGAATGATCCTTCAGGGAGTGCATTACTGTCGGCCCCAGCGCTGACACAGCTCCCCGCCAAATTTGAAGTCCT
Proteins encoded in this region:
- a CDS encoding phospholipid-transporting ATPase 1, whose product is MVSIVSHKAKAPSKESLATDIEPGNPPTAPRQVGARQRASDWFAKVSQEGLFHKPLPPSKDGRHVPIRFAGSQDGDKATHLIDERRGHGYLSNAIRTSRYTLYDFFPKQVWFQFSRLSNFYFLCVGIPQTIPGISTTGNFTTILPLLFFVLLTIVKEGYDDYKRHRLDKVENARCATVLRRASGADEVLETQRQSGWPLPHFLGKHFQQKSWEDRREPAGEGWEWRTVQWRDIEVGDVLRLSRNEDVPADLILVQAENEDHIAYVETMALDGETNLKSKSVPANLTKLASISDIVQSGLEIVAEDPNPDLHNFDGRLTIAGDTAPLTINEVLYRGCTLRNTPAAVGVVINTGEECKIRMNANRHPKAKKPALEKTTNRIVLTLVAYVFSCTAGCSIGYLLWQRSTENSSWYLRGAGVAVQEIVVGYAIHFNNIIPLSLYVTLELTKLFQMLMLNGDIEMYHEASDTPAKCNTNTILENLGQVGYVFSDKTGTLTENVMQFRKMSIAGISWLHDAGLQKPDGLSPVSTSVQVISPTSSNREMAVPTVVMSHQPERRSFVIPEDSEIPYDVPRGRPQETEMFPRRSGLSATSPRRSSLQWRSSGRPDLEQPGLSSADLMEYIRHRPNSAFARAATDYLLALALCHTCLPEYSDDGIDYQSASPDELALVRAAQELGYQVVQRSSHSVTLRLGSTNGGEDTREVVYEILDVVEFSSKRKRMSIIIRCPDGRILLICKGADSVILPRLRQANLALQKVQEVRQSVEVEKEALRHSEAREPRNSLGGRPSLDLRRHGGYADAGLSGPFAKRPSMSDRSKSFEAHSRARRSADLVRPSLQLRTMSFDLKRSRNDPSGSALLSAPALTQLPAKFEVLEDPSVNDDGVVFTRCFKHLDDFASEGLRTLVYAQKFLSESDYASWKKLYSDATTSLVDRQERIETVSELLEQNLELVGATAIEDKLQKGVPETIDKLRRANIKVWMLTGDKRETAINIAHSARICKPYSDVHILDSSKGNIEGQLAGIIEELREQKNSNGLVPSFQNNHNVLVVDGHTLGEMEPSVHLSELFYSLAPVVDSVICCRASPAQKALLVRAVRQKIIQSTPSGKSATRGDTLLTLSIGDGGNDLAMLAEAHVGVGISGREGLQAARVADYSIAQFRFLARLLLVHGRWNYSRTARFVLATFWKEMYFYTGTIAYQYFVGYTGTSLYEMWSLTALNLLFTSLCTISPALWEQDLSATTLLAVPELYTFGQRNLGLDVTKYLSWMLAGVAEGLITFFSCWASVGVFGLTGDIGLYAIGNLAFSIAMMWTNWKLLIIETHTKNIVILGSFLITVAGWWAWQAFLSGSYSPSPSPYAVRGGLTEGFGRDLSWWTCLIVVLAALIVFEMGYKAVKRQLVVGGALRKRQRKAKRVLGRILHRVLCGLFVSTGVAAAAGIKTGDAQADDLRRQEALENEEDLDLELWQELEQDPEVRARLEGLCWVEDEEENVGDDDEDNAEEVQVGRTGA
- a CDS encoding zinc-binding oxidoreductase CipB, coding for MAPTNKAAYLEGAKKRPLVVRDAPYTSPGPDQIVIKNSAVALNPLEALKQALGNLLYGHVKYPFVMGSDVAGIVVEVGPNVTRLKVGDRVIGHALGMEKHHNQSSMCGFQMYTAVVLPLGLSTAACGLFQKDQLGLRHPMVDQAALGGSGSDVPSKKEVLVVWGGSTSVGCNAIQLAKAAGYDVVTTCSPRNFDLVKSLGATAAYDYRSKTAVEDIVQHHCRDRTVAGAMSIGDGGAEACVEILGRSQGNRFLSMVSYPNPPDVDAGIPSRIVFMTRWMASMTVKAWTRGVKSKFVWGATLEQNEVGKMIYEDFLPLALERGVVVPAPAPEMIGDNLKSIQDGLDRLKSGKVSGSKLVIQLDTEN